In Limnobaculum parvum, one DNA window encodes the following:
- the rsxD gene encoding electron transport complex subunit RsxD: MSFRITSSPFSHSQQSTQRLMLLVVLACIPGIAAQWYFFGYGNLIQVMLATLVALSAEAVVLKLRHQLIAPRLSDNSALLTAILLGISIPPLAPWWIIVIGTFAAIIIAKQLYGGLGQNPFNPAMVGYVILLISFPVQMSSWLPPAPLQATHIGLMDTLSIIFSGHSSQGDDVFKLMLGIDGVSQATPLDTLKTGLRGGHSITEVLSQPIYNSLGGIGWQWVNAGFLIGGLFLLGKKVIQWHLPISFLLTLAIVSTLGWLLDPSHNAAPWFHLLSGASMLCAFFIITDPVTASTTVKGRLIFGVLVGVLVWLIRSYGGYPDGVAFAILLANITVPLIDHYTQPRAYGHR; the protein is encoded by the coding sequence ATGTCATTTCGTATAACCAGTTCACCCTTTTCACACAGTCAACAATCGACACAGCGATTAATGTTGTTAGTGGTGCTTGCCTGTATACCGGGAATTGCTGCTCAATGGTATTTTTTTGGCTACGGTAATTTAATTCAAGTCATGTTGGCCACATTGGTTGCATTATCCGCCGAAGCCGTTGTATTAAAATTGCGACATCAACTCATTGCTCCCCGGCTAAGCGATAATTCCGCCCTGTTAACCGCCATATTGTTAGGGATCAGCATTCCACCGTTAGCACCCTGGTGGATCATCGTTATCGGTACTTTTGCTGCTATTATCATTGCGAAACAACTGTATGGCGGTTTGGGACAGAATCCGTTCAATCCGGCAATGGTAGGCTACGTTATTCTGCTGATCTCCTTTCCGGTGCAAATGAGCAGTTGGCTACCCCCTGCACCGCTTCAGGCAACGCATATAGGTTTGATGGATACGCTGAGCATCATTTTTAGCGGGCATAGCTCTCAAGGTGATGATGTTTTCAAGCTGATGTTAGGTATCGATGGTGTCAGTCAAGCCACGCCATTGGATACGTTAAAAACGGGACTCCGCGGTGGTCACAGTATTACCGAAGTATTAAGCCAGCCGATTTATAACAGCTTGGGCGGTATTGGTTGGCAATGGGTGAATGCCGGATTCCTGATTGGTGGGTTGTTCCTGCTTGGGAAAAAAGTGATTCAATGGCATCTCCCTATCAGTTTTCTGCTGACGCTGGCAATAGTCTCTACGCTTGGCTGGCTGCTGGATCCTTCACATAACGCCGCACCGTGGTTTCATCTGCTTTCTGGTGCCAGCATGTTATGTGCCTTCTTTATTATTACCGATCCGGTAACCGCCTCAACCACGGTAAAAGGCCGGCTAATTTTCGGTGTGTTAGTTGGCGTACTGGTTTGGCTAATTCGTAGCTATGGCGGCTATCCTGATGGTGTGGCTTTTGCCATTTTACTGGCAAACATCACCGTACCATTGATTGACCACTATACCCAACCCCGTGCCTATGGACATCGCTAA
- the rsxG gene encoding electron transport complex subunit RsxG, translated as MLSTMRRHGLTLALYAALATGITSGVYLLTKSTIEKQAIQQQKALFDQVIPPTVYDNALQAECYVVTDKSLGTDNAHRLFIARKGYTPVAAVIETTAPDGYSGAIQLMVAADFNGNVLGVRTLEHHETPGLGDKIELRISDWITHFAGKQVNGEQDKQWLVRKDGGMFDQFTGATITPRAVVKAVKQTTLYIQQHHPQFETLPHCEAE; from the coding sequence ATGCTGAGTACCATGAGACGACACGGCCTGACGTTAGCCCTTTATGCCGCACTGGCAACCGGTATTACCTCAGGCGTTTATCTGCTGACCAAATCCACTATCGAGAAACAGGCAATTCAACAGCAAAAAGCGCTGTTTGATCAAGTTATTCCCCCTACCGTTTATGATAATGCATTACAGGCTGAATGTTACGTTGTCACAGATAAATCTTTAGGCACTGATAACGCTCATCGCCTATTTATCGCTCGTAAAGGTTACACACCGGTAGCTGCGGTGATAGAAACCACGGCCCCTGATGGCTATTCTGGTGCGATTCAATTGATGGTTGCCGCTGATTTTAACGGCAATGTATTGGGCGTTCGAACTCTTGAGCACCATGAAACACCCGGGTTGGGCGATAAAATAGAGTTGCGAATCTCCGACTGGATTACTCATTTTGCGGGAAAACAGGTAAATGGAGAACAGGATAAACAATGGCTGGTACGTAAAGATGGAGGTATGTTTGACCAATTCACCGGAGCCACCATTACTCCCAGAGCGGTGGTAAAAGCGGTAAAACAGACGACGCTTTATATACAGCAACATCACCCGCAATTTGAAACATTACCCCATTGTGAGGCAGAGTAA
- a CDS encoding electron transport complex subunit E, with product MSEIKTLLNQGLWKNNSALVQLLGLCPLLAVSSTATNALGLGLATTLVLVCTNVAVSALRRWVPQEIRIPIYVMIIACVVTVVQLLINAYAYGLYQSLGIFIPLITTNCIVIGRAEAYAAQNPVSLSALDGFAMGFGATIVLFILGSMREILGNGTLFDGADSLLGSWAKVLRIEVLHLDNAFLLAILPPGAFLGLGFLLALKYVIDEKVKAYKQKSTEVKISTLSGENVK from the coding sequence ATGAGCGAAATAAAGACGCTGCTTAATCAGGGTTTATGGAAAAATAACTCTGCGCTGGTTCAGCTATTAGGACTTTGCCCTCTGCTGGCGGTTTCCTCGACGGCAACCAATGCACTTGGCCTCGGTCTTGCAACTACACTGGTTCTGGTTTGTACCAACGTGGCAGTATCAGCATTGCGTCGCTGGGTTCCACAAGAGATCCGTATTCCTATTTACGTCATGATCATTGCCTGCGTGGTGACCGTTGTTCAATTATTGATTAATGCCTATGCCTATGGCTTATATCAATCATTAGGCATCTTCATTCCACTGATTACCACCAACTGTATTGTTATTGGTCGTGCAGAAGCTTATGCAGCACAAAATCCAGTATCATTATCCGCTCTGGATGGTTTTGCCATGGGCTTTGGCGCGACCATTGTGCTGTTTATTTTGGGCAGCATGCGAGAGATTCTGGGGAATGGCACCCTGTTTGATGGCGCCGATTCTTTGTTAGGTTCTTGGGCTAAAGTGCTGCGTATTGAAGTATTGCATTTAGATAATGCATTTCTGTTGGCAATATTACCTCCCGGCGCTTTTTTAGGGCTTGGTTTTTTACTGGCATTGAAATATGTTATTGATGAAAAGGTTAAAGCCTATAAACAAAAATCCACAGAGGTAAAAATTTCCACTCTGTCAGGTGAAAACGTTAAATAA
- the nth gene encoding endonuclease III — translation MNQAKRIEILTRLRDNNPTPTTELAFSSPFELLISVLLSAQATDVSVNKATAKLYPIANTPETILALGVDGVKEYIKTIGLFNSKAENVIKTCRILIEKHHSQVPEDRTALEALPGVGRKTANVVLNTAFGWPTIAVDTHIFRVCNRTCFAPGKTVELVEEKLLKVVPAEFKVDCHHWLILHGRYTCIARKPRCSSCLIEDLCEFKEKTE, via the coding sequence TTGAATCAGGCAAAACGCATAGAAATCTTGACTCGGCTGCGTGATAACAACCCAACGCCTACAACAGAACTGGCTTTCTCCAGCCCATTTGAACTATTGATTTCCGTTTTACTTTCAGCACAGGCAACGGATGTCAGCGTAAATAAAGCAACCGCCAAACTTTATCCGATCGCCAATACGCCCGAAACTATTCTGGCGTTAGGTGTCGATGGTGTTAAAGAATACATCAAGACCATTGGCCTGTTTAACAGCAAGGCAGAAAATGTCATTAAAACCTGCCGTATTCTGATTGAAAAGCATCACAGCCAAGTACCGGAAGATCGTACGGCGCTTGAGGCATTACCCGGTGTCGGTCGTAAAACCGCCAATGTGGTTTTAAACACGGCCTTTGGTTGGCCAACGATTGCTGTCGATACCCATATTTTCCGCGTATGTAACCGTACCTGTTTTGCCCCTGGTAAAACCGTTGAACTGGTAGAAGAAAAGTTACTTAAGGTCGTTCCCGCTGAATTTAAAGTTGATTGTCATCACTGGTTAATTCTGCACGGTCGCTATACTTGTATAGCCCGTAAGCCACGTTGTAGTTCCTGTCTAATTGAAGATCTGTGTGAGTTTAAAGAAAAAACTGAATAG
- the gstA gene encoding glutathione transferase GstA: MKLYYKPGACSLSPHIILNESGLNYSLEKVDLATKKTEHGADFLAVNPKGQVPTLELNDGSILTEGVAIVQYLAHKVPGKHLMPGVGTPEYYHAIEWLNFISTELHKGYSPLFNSQTPEEYKKIAKDKLLKQFTYVDSVLEKQDYVLGASFNVADAYLFTVTRWADAVKLDLSGLKSLSAYMARMAARPATVAALKAEG, translated from the coding sequence ATGAAATTATATTATAAGCCAGGTGCCTGTTCGTTATCCCCCCACATCATTCTGAATGAAAGCGGCCTAAATTACTCATTAGAGAAAGTAGACTTAGCCACCAAGAAAACCGAGCATGGTGCAGATTTTCTGGCCGTTAACCCAAAAGGGCAAGTTCCTACTCTGGAATTAAATGATGGCAGTATTTTGACTGAAGGTGTGGCAATTGTTCAGTATCTAGCACATAAAGTCCCTGGTAAACATCTGATGCCAGGCGTAGGGACGCCTGAATATTATCACGCTATCGAATGGCTGAATTTTATTTCAACTGAACTGCATAAAGGCTACAGTCCGCTATTCAACTCACAGACGCCTGAAGAATATAAGAAAATTGCTAAAGATAAATTACTTAAGCAATTTACCTATGTTGATAGCGTGCTGGAAAAACAGGACTATGTTTTAGGCGCATCATTCAACGTAGCAGATGCCTATCTGTTTACGGTGACTCGTTGGGCTGATGCGGTAAAACTGGATCTGAGTGGATTAAAATCGCTATCTGCTTATATGGCGCGGATGGCCGCCAGACCAGCGACAGTCGCCGCACTTAAAGCCGAAGGTTAG
- the pdxY gene encoding pyridoxal kinase PdxY, translating into MKNILSIQSHVVYGHAGNSAAEFPMRRMGVNVWPLNTVQFSNHTQYRQWEGCVMPASHLTDIVRGISEINQLVRCDVVLSGYIGSPEQGKSILDAVASVKAANPKARYFCDPVMGHPEKGCIVAPGVSEFFCRDALPLSDMMAPNLLELEILSGKTITSVDEVISAARELCRQGPELILVKHLSRAGYRADAFEMALVTPSEAWHISRPLVDFGPRQPVGVGDLTSGLLLVNLLLEKSLADALEHVTAAVYEVMLETQRRGEYELQLVAAQDKMVKPEHHFKAIKL; encoded by the coding sequence ATGAAAAACATCTTATCCATTCAGTCCCACGTGGTATATGGTCATGCAGGGAATAGCGCGGCTGAATTTCCAATGCGCAGAATGGGTGTGAACGTATGGCCGCTAAATACGGTACAGTTTTCTAACCATACCCAGTACCGTCAATGGGAAGGGTGTGTAATGCCAGCCAGCCACTTAACGGATATTGTTCGTGGTATCAGTGAAATTAATCAGTTGGTGCGTTGTGATGTCGTTTTGAGCGGTTATATTGGTTCGCCAGAACAGGGAAAGAGTATTTTAGATGCAGTGGCATCCGTTAAAGCGGCAAACCCTAAAGCGCGATATTTCTGCGATCCTGTGATGGGGCATCCAGAGAAGGGCTGTATTGTTGCTCCGGGTGTTTCAGAATTTTTTTGTCGGGATGCATTGCCACTGAGCGATATGATGGCGCCAAACTTGCTGGAACTGGAAATATTAAGCGGCAAAACCATTACCTCTGTTGATGAAGTTATCAGCGCAGCGCGTGAGTTGTGTAGACAAGGCCCCGAGCTGATTTTGGTTAAACACTTAAGCCGTGCTGGCTACCGGGCTGATGCTTTTGAAATGGCGTTGGTAACACCCAGTGAAGCATGGCACATTAGCCGCCCGCTGGTCGATTTTGGGCCTCGTCAACCGGTTGGTGTTGGTGATCTCACCAGCGGTCTGTTATTGGTCAACTTATTATTGGAAAAATCGTTAGCAGATGCATTGGAACACGTAACCGCGGCCGTTTATGAAGTCATGCTGGAAACGCAACGCCGTGGGGAGTATGAGCTGCAATTGGTCGCTGCGCAGGACAAAATGGTTAAGCCAGAGCATCATTTTAAAGCGATTAAGCTCTAA
- the tyrS gene encoding tyrosine--tRNA ligase codes for MANNLIKQLQERGLVAQLTDEKALAERLAQGPIALYCGFDPTADSLHLGHLVPLLCLKRFQLAGHQPVALVGGATGLIGDPSFKADERKLNTEETVADWVDKIRQQVSPFLDFDSGNNSAKMANNYDWFGGMKVLTFLRDIGKHFSVNAMINKEAVKQRLNRDDSGISFTEFSYNLLQAYDFACLNKEHGVELQIGGSDQWGNITSGIDLTRRLHQKQVYGFTVPLITKSDGTKFGKTEGGAIWLDPKKTSPYKFYQFWINTADADVYRFLKFFTFMSIEEINALEEEDKNSGVAPRAQYVLAEKVTHLVHGDKGLNAAKRITQSLFSGELAEITEEDFAQLAQDGMPAVELESGADLQQALVGAELVPSRGQARTMISSNAVTINGEKQSSPEYVFTDSDRLFNRYTLLRRGKKHYCLLIWK; via the coding sequence ATGGCGAATAACCTGATTAAACAATTGCAGGAGCGGGGGCTAGTAGCCCAGCTTACGGATGAAAAAGCACTGGCAGAACGATTGGCGCAAGGGCCTATCGCACTGTATTGTGGTTTCGATCCTACCGCTGATAGCTTGCATTTGGGCCATTTGGTTCCGTTATTGTGTTTAAAACGTTTTCAGTTGGCCGGGCATCAGCCCGTTGCATTAGTGGGTGGTGCTACCGGTCTGATTGGTGACCCTAGCTTTAAAGCGGATGAACGTAAACTGAATACCGAAGAGACTGTTGCTGATTGGGTTGATAAAATTCGCCAGCAGGTTTCACCGTTCCTAGACTTCGATAGTGGTAATAACAGCGCCAAGATGGCCAACAACTATGATTGGTTTGGTGGCATGAAAGTGCTGACTTTTTTGCGGGATATCGGTAAGCACTTCTCTGTTAACGCAATGATTAATAAAGAAGCGGTTAAACAACGACTGAATCGTGATGACAGCGGCATCTCTTTTACTGAGTTCTCTTATAACCTGTTGCAGGCCTATGATTTTGCTTGCCTGAATAAAGAGCATGGCGTTGAGCTGCAAATTGGTGGCTCCGACCAGTGGGGTAACATTACATCAGGCATCGACTTAACCCGTCGACTGCATCAAAAACAAGTCTACGGCTTTACCGTACCGTTGATCACTAAATCTGATGGTACTAAGTTTGGTAAAACCGAAGGCGGTGCGATTTGGCTCGATCCAAAGAAAACCAGCCCTTATAAATTTTATCAGTTCTGGATTAATACCGCGGATGCTGATGTGTATCGCTTCCTAAAATTCTTCACCTTTATGAGTATTGAAGAGATTAATGCGCTGGAAGAGGAAGATAAGAACAGCGGCGTTGCACCTCGTGCTCAATATGTGTTGGCGGAGAAAGTGACCCATTTAGTTCATGGTGATAAAGGGCTAAATGCAGCGAAACGTATCACTCAAAGCCTGTTTTCGGGTGAGTTGGCGGAAATTACCGAAGAAGATTTTGCTCAACTGGCGCAGGATGGTATGCCAGCAGTGGAACTGGAAAGCGGTGCAGATTTACAACAGGCGCTGGTAGGTGCAGAGTTGGTGCCATCACGGGGTCAGGCAAGAACCATGATTAGCTCAAATGCCGTCACCATCAATGGTGAAAAACAATCCAGTCCGGAATACGTTTTTACAGACAGCGATCGTTTGTTTAATCGCTATACATTATTACGTCGTGGTAAAAAACATTATTGCCTGCTGATTTGGAAATAA
- the pdxH gene encoding pyridoxamine 5'-phosphate oxidase codes for MPTQLSDNIADLRREYTQGGLRRKDLPEDPLVLFERWLKQACEAQVPDPTAMCVATVDSQGRPSQRIVLLKHYDEKGFVFYTNLGSRKAQQIAQNNQVNLLFPWHFFDRQVMVSGKAERLSSMEVLKYFHSRPKDSQIAAWVSQQSSRISTRGVLESKFLELKQKFLQGDVPLPSFWGGFRISIEEIEFWQGGVNRLHDRFIYQRTENHWNIDRLAP; via the coding sequence ATGCCAACTCAATTAAGCGATAATATTGCTGACCTACGGCGTGAATACACTCAGGGTGGTTTGCGCCGCAAAGACCTCCCTGAAGACCCTCTGGTTTTGTTTGAACGATGGTTAAAACAGGCTTGTGAAGCTCAAGTCCCCGATCCTACTGCGATGTGTGTTGCTACCGTTGATTCTCAAGGTCGGCCTTCTCAGCGTATTGTGTTACTAAAGCATTATGATGAAAAAGGTTTCGTCTTTTATACCAATTTGGGCAGCCGTAAAGCGCAGCAAATTGCGCAAAATAATCAGGTCAATTTGCTGTTTCCTTGGCATTTTTTTGACAGACAGGTCATGGTTTCCGGTAAGGCAGAGCGACTTTCATCAATGGAAGTATTGAAATATTTTCACTCTCGCCCTAAAGACAGTCAGATTGCAGCCTGGGTTTCTCAACAATCGTCCCGAATCTCAACTCGCGGTGTGCTGGAAAGTAAATTTCTGGAACTAAAACAGAAATTTCTTCAGGGTGACGTTCCATTGCCTAGCTTTTGGGGTGGGTTTCGCATCAGTATTGAGGAAATAGAGTTTTGGCAAGGCGGTGTAAATCGGTTACATGATAGATTTATTTATCAACGAACAGAAAATCACTGGAATATTGATCGGCTGGCACCTTAA
- a CDS encoding MliC family protein yields the protein MKTLLAGLFVMALTGCTVTTEQRVEGTELNYQCEGQSLSVILNNEKQSVNVIIAGEPQQLHQVVSASGAKYSNGNYSFWSKGDTAMVLKGDDIIINDCKLVQ from the coding sequence ATGAAAACATTATTAGCAGGATTATTCGTTATGGCACTAACCGGCTGTACAGTCACAACCGAGCAGCGAGTTGAAGGTACGGAGCTTAACTATCAATGTGAAGGTCAATCGCTATCAGTAATACTAAATAATGAAAAACAGTCGGTTAATGTGATTATTGCCGGAGAACCTCAGCAACTTCATCAGGTGGTATCTGCGTCCGGTGCGAAATACAGCAATGGTAACTATTCATTCTGGTCTAAAGGCGATACGGCGATGGTACTGAAAGGCGACGATATCATTATTAACGACTGTAAACTGGTGCAGTAA
- the anmK gene encoding anhydro-N-acetylmuramic acid kinase, which produces MKAGHYIGVMSGTSLDGVDVALVNIDNTTVTQIASYSHPMPASLKADVLSVCQGQKTTLSQIGQLDLRLGILFAEAIQGLLNTHHIEPESITAIGCHGQTVWHQPDGDYPFTMQLGDNNRIAASTGIVTVGDFRRKDMAFGGQGAPLVPAFHRALLMVDDERRIIVNIGGIANLSLLIPGDDVTGFDSGPGNMLMDAWIQQQQGLPYDKDALWARQGQINESLLQQMISDAYFTLPAPKSTGREYFNIQWLQRHLATFPHLKPQDVQITLAELTVRTIVDQVNASGGCDRLLVCGGGARNPYLMARMAETLPGTVVDTTDNYGISGDDMEAIAFAWLAARTLSGLPGNLPAVTGASKATVLGAIYTP; this is translated from the coding sequence ATGAAAGCAGGCCATTATATTGGTGTTATGTCGGGCACTAGTCTAGACGGTGTCGATGTGGCATTAGTTAACATTGACAACACTACCGTTACGCAAATTGCCAGTTATTCACATCCAATGCCTGCTTCTCTCAAAGCGGATGTTTTATCGGTATGTCAGGGACAAAAAACTACGTTATCTCAAATTGGTCAATTAGATCTTCGTTTAGGTATTTTGTTTGCCGAAGCCATTCAGGGTTTACTGAATACTCACCATATTGAACCAGAAAGTATCACTGCTATTGGATGTCACGGGCAAACCGTCTGGCATCAGCCGGATGGCGATTATCCCTTTACTATGCAACTTGGCGATAACAACCGTATTGCTGCTAGTACCGGTATTGTGACCGTTGGCGATTTTCGCCGTAAAGATATGGCGTTTGGTGGGCAAGGAGCCCCATTGGTGCCCGCTTTTCATCGGGCATTACTGATGGTAGATGACGAACGGCGAATTATAGTGAATATTGGCGGCATTGCTAATTTATCATTATTGATTCCGGGTGATGATGTCACGGGTTTTGACTCTGGCCCGGGGAATATGTTGATGGATGCCTGGATTCAACAGCAGCAGGGATTACCCTATGACAAAGATGCCCTATGGGCACGTCAGGGACAGATTAATGAGTCTTTATTACAACAAATGATATCGGATGCTTATTTTACGCTGCCAGCCCCTAAAAGTACTGGGAGAGAATACTTCAATATTCAGTGGTTACAGCGCCATTTAGCAACATTCCCTCATCTCAAGCCCCAAGATGTACAAATTACTCTGGCTGAATTAACGGTAAGAACTATTGTCGATCAGGTAAATGCTTCAGGCGGTTGTGATCGATTACTGGTATGTGGCGGTGGGGCGCGTAACCCATATCTAATGGCCCGTATGGCAGAAACACTTCCCGGAACCGTGGTCGACACCACAGATAATTACGGCATAAGCGGAGATGATATGGAAGCCATCGCTTTTGCGTGGTTAGCCGCTCGCACCTTATCAGGATTACCGGGGAATTTGCCAGCGGTTACTGGAGCATCCAAAGCAACGGTGTTAGGGGCTATCTATACACCCTAG
- the slyA gene encoding transcriptional regulator SlyA: protein MEYTLGADIARLVRSWRSAIDLQLKPIGLTQTHWVTLHYLNGLPPNQSQIQLAKAIGIEQPSLVRTLDQLEGMGYVRRDPCPNDRRAKQINLTEEVKPILSQVKEVIDRVREGILHDVKDEELATFVNLIRKFEQNIADLSGK, encoded by the coding sequence ATTGAATACACATTAGGTGCAGATATTGCACGTTTAGTACGTAGTTGGCGGAGCGCTATCGATCTCCAACTTAAACCAATTGGCTTAACTCAAACGCATTGGGTTACGCTTCACTATTTAAATGGCTTACCTCCAAATCAATCACAAATACAATTAGCGAAAGCAATTGGAATAGAGCAACCATCATTAGTTCGTACTTTAGACCAATTAGAGGGCATGGGATATGTCAGAAGAGATCCTTGCCCAAACGATCGCAGAGCGAAACAAATTAATCTGACTGAAGAAGTGAAACCCATTCTGAGTCAGGTGAAAGAGGTTATTGATAGAGTTAGAGAAGGTATCCTGCATGATGTTAAGGACGAAGAGTTAGCCACGTTTGTCAATCTGATCAGGAAATTTGAGCAAAACATTGCTGATTTATCTGGAAAATAG
- a CDS encoding DUF1289 domain-containing protein: MSQQLEFFDIPSPCRGVCQSDSRGYCLGCFRSRDERFKWMTFNDTEKRDVLRLCQQRRLIRNRKPAAQDDNQSEQPSLF, encoded by the coding sequence ATGTCACAGCAACTGGAATTTTTTGATATCCCTTCACCATGCCGCGGCGTTTGTCAAAGTGACAGCCGAGGATATTGTCTGGGTTGTTTTAGAAGCAGGGATGAACGCTTTAAGTGGATGACATTCAACGATACTGAAAAACGTGATGTTTTACGACTTTGCCAACAGCGACGCCTCATTAGAAACCGAAAGCCAGCGGCACAAGATGATAATCAGTCGGAGCAACCGTCCTTGTTTTAA
- the gloA gene encoding lactoylglutathione lyase, producing MRLLHTMLRVGNLQRSIDFYTKVLGMRLLRSSENTEYKYSLAFVGYSDESQGAVIELTYNWGVESYDMGTAFGHIALGVDNVAATCEQIRNAGGNVTRDAGPVKGGSTIIAFVEDPDGYKIELIENKQASQALGH from the coding sequence ATGCGTTTGCTTCATACCATGCTACGAGTTGGTAATTTACAGCGTTCTATTGATTTCTATACCAAGGTATTAGGAATGCGTTTATTGCGCAGTAGCGAAAATACCGAGTATAAATACTCATTAGCGTTTGTCGGTTACAGTGATGAGAGTCAGGGTGCAGTTATTGAGCTGACTTACAACTGGGGCGTCGAAAGTTATGATATGGGAACCGCATTCGGTCATATAGCTCTGGGGGTTGATAATGTTGCTGCCACATGTGAACAAATACGCAACGCAGGTGGAAATGTAACTCGTGACGCAGGTCCAGTAAAAGGCGGCTCCACTATTATTGCATTTGTCGAAGATCCTGATGGCTATAAGATTGAACTGATCGAAAATAAGCAAGCAAGTCAGGCATTAGGTCACTAA
- the rnt gene encoding ribonuclease T, with amino-acid sequence MADNNTQNSLSERFRGFYPVVIDVETAGFDAKTNALLEIAAFTLKMNDQGWLMRDQSLHFHIEPFEGAILSPDALAFNGIDPTNPLRGAVSEHDALHAIFKMVRKGIKDQNCNRAIVVAHNATFDHGFLMAAAERASLKRNPFHPFATFDTAALSGLVLGQTVLARACITAGIAFDSAQAHSALYDTERTTELFCELVNRWKKLGGWPVTPDQQVRD; translated from the coding sequence ATGGCTGATAATAATACTCAAAACAGTTTAAGCGAGCGTTTTCGCGGGTTTTACCCCGTTGTGATTGATGTGGAAACCGCAGGATTTGACGCAAAAACTAACGCGTTATTAGAAATAGCCGCCTTTACCTTAAAAATGAATGACCAAGGCTGGTTGATGCGCGACCAATCTCTTCATTTTCATATTGAGCCTTTTGAAGGCGCTATACTTTCTCCCGATGCTTTAGCCTTTAATGGTATCGACCCGACCAATCCCCTGCGCGGAGCGGTCAGTGAGCATGATGCGTTACATGCCATTTTCAAAATGGTTCGTAAAGGAATTAAAGATCAGAACTGTAACCGGGCCATTGTTGTTGCACATAATGCCACATTTGATCATGGTTTTCTGATGGCTGCCGCAGAACGCGCCAGCCTGAAGCGTAATCCTTTTCATCCTTTCGCCACGTTTGATACCGCAGCCCTAAGTGGTTTAGTGCTTGGACAAACCGTACTGGCAAGAGCGTGTATTACGGCAGGTATTGCCTTTGACAGCGCCCAGGCGCACTCTGCTCTCTACGATACAGAAAGAACAACTGAATTGTTTTGTGAGTTGGTTAATCGCTGGAAAAAACTCGGTGGCTGGCCGGTAACACCTGACCAACAAGTGAGAGACTAA
- a CDS encoding Grx4 family monothiol glutaredoxin, whose amino-acid sequence MMTTLEKIQRQIAENPILLYMKGSPKLPSCGFSAQAVQALSACGERFAYVDILQNPDIRAELPKYANWPTFPQLWVNGELVGGCDIILEMYQRGELQTLLKEAAANAGSSDAE is encoded by the coding sequence ATAATGACAACACTAGAAAAGATTCAGCGCCAAATCGCTGAAAACCCAATTTTACTCTATATGAAAGGTTCTCCAAAACTGCCTAGTTGTGGTTTCAGCGCTCAGGCGGTTCAGGCTCTGTCAGCTTGTGGTGAGCGCTTCGCCTATGTGGATATTCTACAAAATCCTGATATTCGTGCCGAATTACCTAAATATGCTAACTGGCCAACCTTCCCTCAATTGTGGGTTAACGGTGAGCTGGTTGGCGGCTGTGATATTATTCTGGAAATGTATCAGCGCGGTGAATTACAAACATTGCTGAAAGAAGCTGCCGCAAATGCAGGATCGTCGGACGCTGAGTAA